In Musa acuminata AAA Group cultivar baxijiao chromosome BXJ2-10, Cavendish_Baxijiao_AAA, whole genome shotgun sequence, a genomic segment contains:
- the LOC135625581 gene encoding uncharacterized protein LOC135625581: protein MVKRDAGGKRAPFPVAHAAAGDLGMGSSKTASEVAEMLDLKPHPEGGFYSETFRDFSITLGKSQLPPRYKVDRPVSTSIYFLLPSGSVSHLHRIPCAETWHFYTGEPLTIFELHDDGHIELTVLGSDLDAGHRPQYTVTPNVWFGSFPTLDVASFASDGSLLVKSPKRDPESHYSLVGCTCAPAFQFEDFELAKLADLKALGPHAEPFLNYLVLPS from the exons GCACGCAGCTGCGGGAGATCTGGGGATGGGCTCTAGCAAGACGGCCTCCGAGGTCGCCGAGATGTTGGATCTGAAGCCCCACCCCGAAGGTGGCTTCTACTCGGAGACCTTCAGGGACTTCTCCATCACCCTCGGCAAATCTCAGCTGCCACCCCGCT ACAAGGTCGATCGTCCTGTGAGCACATCAATCTATTTCTTGCTTCCCTCGGGAAGTGTCTCACATCTGCACCGCATCCCTTGTGCTGAAACCTGGCATTTCTACACTGGAGAACCTCTTACG ATCTTCGAGCTACATGACGATGGGCATATCGAATTGACTGTTCTTGGTTCAGATCTAGATGCTGGTCATCGGCCCCAGTACACTGTGACACCGAACGTCTGGTTTGGTTCATTCCCAACATTAGATGTCGCATCGTTCGCATCTGATGGCAGTCTTCTTGTGAAAAGCCCGAAAAGGGATCCTGAGTCACATTATTCTCTTGTTGGTTGCACATGTGCCCCTGCTTTCCAGTTTGAGGATTTTGAGCTAGCCAAGCTCGCTGATCTGAAAGCTCTTGGTCCCCATGCAGAACCCTTCCTCAACTACCTTGTTCTTCCCAGCTAA